GAGCCATTCCTTTGGGACGAAAAGGACGAGCAAAGCGCCAGTTTCCGGTTGGTGCAGGGCAGTGACGCTGTCAACCCGCGGGAGGTGCGGGCCCCCTTGCCGCCGGCGGACATCCCGATTGTCGCCTATGACTTCGGGATGAAGTACAACATTCTGCGCCGCCTGCGGCAGCATGGTTTTCGTGTGCAGGTGGTGCCGGCCTACACCCCGGCAGCGGAGGTGCTGAAATACAAGCCTGCGGGTATTTTCCTCTCCAACGGCCCCGGGGACCCGGCGGCCCTGCATTATGCCGTGGCGGCGGTGCGGGAGCTGGTGGAGACCGGCCTGCCCATGTTTGGCATTTGTTTGGGGCACCAGATTCTCGGCCAGGCACTCGGCGGGCGCACCTTCAAACTGAAGTTTGGCCATCGGGGCGGCAATCAGCCGGTGAAGGACCTCGAATCGGGCCGGGTGGAAATTACCTCCCAAAATCATGGTTTTGCCGTGGACCCCGCCTCCTTGCCGCCGGACGTGGTGGTCAACCGCATCAATTTGAACGATCAGACGGTGGAAGGCCTGCGCCACAAACGCAAACCCATCTTCTGCGTGCAGTACCACCCGGAAGCCTCCCCCGGCCCCCACGATTCCATCCCGCTTTTTGCGGAGTTCCGCCAG
The nucleotide sequence above comes from Verrucomicrobiia bacterium. Encoded proteins:
- the carA gene encoding glutamine-hydrolyzing carbamoyl-phosphate synthase small subunit, whose translation is MSAILALEDGTVFHGKAFGAKTSACGEVCFNTSMTGYQEILTDPSYKGQIVTMTYPLIGNYGINRQDVESWRPHVAGFVIRELSPVVSNWRADATLAEYLEQYGIPGIEGIDTRALTKKLRVVGAMKGFLSTEGNVSDAEAVERARAWHGMVGMDYVKDVTHAEPFLWDEKDEQSASFRLVQGSDAVNPREVRAPLPPADIPIVAYDFGMKYNILRRLRQHGFRVQVVPAYTPAAEVLKYKPAGIFLSNGPGDPAALHYAVAAVRELVETGLPMFGICLGHQILGQALGGRTFKLKFGHRGGNQPVKDLESGRVEITSQNHGFAVDPASLPPDVVVNRINLNDQTVEGLRHKRKPIFCVQYHPEASPGPHDSIPLFAEFRQMIERR